In Synechococcus sp. KORDI-52, one genomic interval encodes:
- a CDS encoding DNA-directed RNA polymerase subunit gamma: MTNSNLRTENHFDYVKITLASPDRVMEWGQRTLPNGQVVGEVTKPETINYRTLKPEMDGLFCEKIFGPSKDWECHCGKYKRVRHRGIVCERCGVEVTESRVRRHRMGFIKLAAPVSHVWYLKGIPSYVAILLDMPLRDVEQIVYFNCYVVLDPGDHKDLKYKQLLTEDEWLEIEDEIYAEDSEIENEPVVGIGAEALKQLLEDLTLDEVAEQLREEINGSKGQKRAKLIKRLRVIDNFIATNARPEWMVLDVIPVIPPDLRPMVQLDGGRFATSDLNDLYRRVINRNNRLARLQEILAPEIIVRNEKRMLQEAVDALIDNGRRGRTVVGANNRPLKSLSDIIEGKQGRFRQNLLGKRVDYSGRSVIVVGPKLKMHQCGLPKEMAIELFQPFVIHRLIRQNIVNNIKAAKKLIQRADDEVMQVLQEVIDGHPILLNRAPTLHRLGIQAFEPKLVDGRAIQLHPLVCPAFNADFDGDQMAVHVPLAIEAQTEARMLMLASNNILSPATGEPIITPSQDMVLGSYYLTALQPGASKPDFGDRSCTFAGLEDVIHAFEDNRIGLHDWVWVRFNGEVQDDEELDAPSKSESLSDGTRIEEWSFRRDRFDEDGALISRYILTTVGRVVMNHTIIDAVAAA, translated from the coding sequence ATGACCAACAGCAACCTCCGCACCGAGAACCACTTCGATTACGTCAAGATCACCCTGGCCTCACCCGATCGGGTGATGGAGTGGGGACAGCGCACCCTGCCCAATGGCCAGGTGGTCGGTGAGGTCACCAAGCCGGAGACCATCAACTACCGCACCCTCAAGCCCGAGATGGACGGGCTGTTCTGCGAAAAGATCTTTGGCCCGTCCAAAGACTGGGAATGCCACTGCGGCAAGTACAAACGGGTGCGCCACCGGGGCATCGTTTGTGAACGCTGTGGTGTGGAGGTCACCGAGAGCCGCGTGCGTCGTCACCGCATGGGCTTCATCAAGCTGGCGGCACCCGTCTCCCACGTCTGGTACCTGAAGGGAATCCCCAGCTACGTGGCCATCCTGCTGGATATGCCCCTGCGGGATGTTGAGCAGATCGTTTACTTCAACTGCTACGTGGTGCTGGATCCCGGCGACCACAAGGATCTGAAGTACAAGCAGCTGCTCACGGAAGACGAGTGGCTGGAAATTGAAGACGAGATCTACGCCGAAGATTCAGAGATCGAGAACGAGCCCGTGGTGGGCATCGGTGCCGAGGCCCTCAAGCAACTGCTGGAAGATCTCACCCTCGATGAAGTGGCTGAGCAGTTGCGTGAGGAGATCAATGGAAGCAAAGGCCAGAAGCGCGCCAAGTTGATCAAGCGTCTGCGCGTGATCGACAACTTCATCGCCACCAACGCCCGTCCCGAGTGGATGGTGCTGGATGTGATCCCGGTGATTCCGCCCGATCTGCGTCCGATGGTGCAGCTCGACGGTGGTCGCTTCGCCACCAGTGATCTCAACGATCTCTACCGGCGGGTGATCAACCGCAACAACCGTCTGGCGAGGCTCCAGGAAATCCTGGCCCCTGAAATCATCGTCCGTAACGAGAAGCGGATGCTGCAGGAGGCCGTCGATGCTCTGATCGACAACGGCCGTCGCGGCCGCACCGTGGTGGGTGCCAACAACCGTCCGCTCAAGTCACTGAGCGACATCATCGAAGGCAAGCAGGGCCGCTTCCGTCAGAACCTGCTGGGCAAGCGGGTCGACTACTCCGGTCGTTCCGTGATCGTGGTGGGTCCGAAGCTGAAGATGCACCAGTGCGGTCTGCCCAAGGAGATGGCGATCGAGCTGTTCCAGCCCTTCGTGATCCACCGCCTGATCCGCCAGAACATCGTCAACAACATCAAGGCGGCCAAGAAGCTGATTCAGCGAGCCGACGATGAAGTGATGCAGGTGCTGCAGGAGGTGATCGACGGTCACCCGATCCTGCTGAACCGTGCGCCAACCCTGCACCGTCTCGGCATCCAGGCCTTCGAACCCAAGCTGGTGGATGGACGCGCCATTCAGCTGCACCCCCTGGTTTGCCCAGCCTTCAACGCTGACTTTGACGGTGACCAGATGGCCGTTCACGTGCCTCTGGCCATCGAGGCTCAGACCGAGGCCCGCATGCTGATGCTGGCCAGCAACAACATCCTCTCGCCAGCTACAGGCGAGCCGATCATCACCCCGTCCCAGGACATGGTGCTCGGCTCCTACTACCTGACGGCGCTTCAACCCGGTGCCTCCAAGCCCGACTTCGGCGATCGCAGCTGCACCTTTGCGGGTCTGGAGGATGTCATCCACGCCTTCGAAGACAACCGGATCGGTCTGCACGACTGGGTGTGGGTCCGTTTCAACGGTGAAGTTCAGGACGATGAAGAGCTGGATGCACCCAGCAAGAGCGAATCCCTCAGCGATGGCACGCGCATCGAAGAGTGGAGCTTCCGCCGCGACCGTTTCGATGAAGACGGTGCCCTGATCAGCCGCTACATCCTCACCACTGTGGGCCGAGTGGTGATGAATCACACGATCATCGACGCGGTGGCCGCCGCCTGA
- a CDS encoding DNA-directed RNA polymerase subunit beta' has product MTSSSKSRKSKSSKASKAAKEAPVSASRPLSKTPPPFRNQVIDKRALKQLVAWSYKNHGTAVTSSMADNLKDLGFKYATQAAVSISVDDLKVPEAKKDLLGQAEEQITATEERYRLGEITEVERHTKVIDTWTETNERLVDAVKKNFDENAPLNSVWMMANSGARGNMSQVRQLVGMRGLMANPQGEIIDLPIRTNFREGLTVTEYVISSYGARKGLVDTALRTADSGYLTRRLVDVAQDVIVREDDCGTTRHIVVDAEDGKFGSRLVGRLTAAQVVNADGEVLAERDTEIDPPLSKSFEAAGVKAVSVRSPLTCEANRSVCRKCYGWALAHNELVDLGEAVGIIAAQSIGEPGTQLTMRTFHTGGVSTAETGVVRSKVAGTVEFGSKARVRPYRTPHGVNAQQAEVDFTLTIKPSGKGKAQKIEITNGSLLFVDNGADIDADVTVAQIAAGAVKKSVEKATKDVICDLAGQVRYEEAIQPREVTDRQGNITLKAQRLGRMWVLSGDVYNLPPNAQPVVSSETQVTEGQVLAEASQRSEYGGEVRLRDSIGDSREVQIVTTAMTLKDFKLLEESTHSGEIWNLEAKDGTRYRLNTIPGSKIGSGEVIAELADDRFRTGTGGLVKFAPGLAIKKARSAKNGYEVNKGGTLLWIPQETHEINKDISLLMITDGQWIEAGTEVVKDIFSQTAGIVTVTQKNDILREIIVRSGEFHLCTDAKALERFEGDGQMVNPGEDIAKGLSVDTMKYVQTVETPEGKGLLLRPVEEYTIPNEAQLPELSHVKQANGPHLGIKATQRLAFKDNELIKSVEGVELLKTQLLLETFDTTPQMTVDVEKAPDKRAKTISRLRLVILESILVRRDTMSDSSHGSTHTELQVEDGVSVKAGDVVATTQILCKQAGLAQLPDATEADPVRRMIVERPDDTTTLTTSGTPVVGVGQRIVDGDPIADGEIASCCGEIESVDGNSVTLRLGRPYMVSPDSVLHVRDGDLVQRGDGLALLVFERQKTGDIVQGLPRIEELLEARRPRESAILCKKPGTVEIKQGEDDDSLAVNVIEADDAIGEYPILLGRNIMVSDGQQVTAGELLTDGPINPHELLECYFEDLRSRKPLMEAAQEAIANLQHRLVTEVQNVYKSQGVSIDDKHIEVIVRQMTSKVRVEDAGDTTLLPGELIELRQVEDTNQAMAITGGAPSEFTPVLLGITKASLNTDSFISAASFQETTRVLTEAAIEGKSDWLRGLKENVIIGRLIPAGTGFSGFEEELQKEAGPHPDILSEDPAGYRRMQNLRPDYTVDMPPAASASAVLADPSDADLEATRTRHNIDPSASNFAAFTRPDADNELKEEQVVDAEAVEGLQEEGLLSDE; this is encoded by the coding sequence ATGACCTCGTCCTCGAAATCCCGCAAGTCCAAATCCAGCAAAGCCTCCAAGGCCGCCAAAGAGGCTCCCGTGAGCGCATCGCGTCCGCTCTCGAAGACCCCGCCGCCGTTCCGCAACCAGGTCATCGACAAGCGGGCCCTCAAGCAGCTCGTTGCCTGGTCTTACAAGAACCACGGCACGGCGGTGACGTCGTCCATGGCCGACAACCTCAAGGATCTGGGCTTCAAGTACGCCACCCAGGCGGCTGTGTCGATCTCCGTCGACGACCTCAAGGTGCCCGAGGCGAAGAAGGATCTGCTGGGTCAGGCCGAGGAACAGATCACGGCCACTGAAGAGCGCTATCGCTTGGGTGAAATCACCGAGGTGGAGCGTCACACCAAGGTGATCGACACCTGGACCGAGACCAACGAGCGTCTGGTGGATGCCGTCAAAAAGAACTTTGACGAGAACGCACCTCTGAACTCGGTGTGGATGATGGCCAACTCCGGCGCCCGTGGAAACATGTCCCAGGTGCGTCAGCTGGTGGGCATGCGTGGCCTGATGGCCAACCCGCAGGGCGAAATCATCGACCTTCCGATCCGCACCAACTTCCGTGAGGGCCTGACGGTCACCGAGTACGTCATCTCCTCCTACGGCGCCCGAAAGGGTCTGGTGGATACGGCGCTGCGCACCGCCGACTCCGGATACCTCACCCGTCGTCTGGTGGACGTTGCCCAGGATGTGATCGTCCGTGAGGACGACTGCGGCACGACCCGCCATATCGTGGTGGATGCCGAGGACGGCAAATTCGGCAGCCGGCTTGTGGGTCGCCTCACCGCCGCCCAGGTGGTGAATGCCGATGGCGAGGTGCTAGCCGAGCGCGACACCGAAATTGATCCGCCGCTGTCCAAGTCCTTCGAGGCCGCTGGCGTAAAGGCGGTGAGTGTGCGATCGCCACTCACCTGCGAAGCCAACCGTTCCGTCTGCCGCAAGTGCTATGGCTGGGCACTGGCCCACAACGAACTGGTCGATCTGGGTGAAGCAGTAGGCATCATCGCGGCCCAGTCGATCGGTGAGCCTGGAACCCAGCTCACCATGCGGACCTTCCACACCGGTGGTGTGTCCACCGCTGAAACCGGTGTGGTCCGCTCCAAGGTGGCGGGCACCGTCGAGTTCGGCAGCAAGGCGCGGGTGCGTCCCTACCGCACCCCTCACGGTGTGAACGCCCAACAGGCTGAGGTTGATTTCACCCTCACGATCAAGCCGTCCGGCAAGGGCAAGGCCCAGAAGATCGAGATCACCAACGGCTCCCTGTTGTTCGTCGACAACGGTGCTGACATCGATGCTGACGTCACGGTGGCGCAGATCGCCGCGGGTGCGGTCAAGAAGAGTGTGGAGAAGGCCACCAAAGATGTGATCTGCGACCTGGCCGGCCAGGTGCGCTACGAGGAGGCGATCCAGCCCCGTGAGGTCACCGACCGCCAGGGCAACATCACTCTCAAGGCCCAGCGTCTCGGCCGGATGTGGGTGCTTTCAGGCGATGTCTACAACCTGCCGCCCAACGCTCAGCCCGTGGTCAGCAGTGAAACCCAGGTCACTGAGGGGCAGGTGCTGGCCGAAGCCAGCCAGCGCAGTGAGTACGGCGGTGAAGTGCGCCTGCGCGACTCCATCGGTGATTCCCGTGAGGTGCAGATCGTCACCACGGCGATGACCCTCAAGGACTTCAAACTTCTGGAGGAGTCCACACACTCCGGTGAGATCTGGAATCTCGAGGCCAAGGACGGCACCCGTTACCGCCTCAACACCATCCCCGGCAGCAAGATCGGTTCCGGTGAGGTCATCGCTGAACTGGCGGATGACCGCTTCCGCACCGGCACCGGTGGTCTGGTGAAATTCGCCCCTGGTCTGGCGATCAAGAAGGCCCGTTCCGCCAAGAACGGCTACGAGGTCAACAAGGGCGGCACCTTGCTGTGGATCCCCCAGGAGACCCACGAAATCAACAAGGACATTTCCCTGTTGATGATCACCGACGGTCAGTGGATCGAGGCCGGCACCGAGGTTGTCAAAGACATCTTCAGCCAGACCGCGGGAATCGTCACCGTCACCCAGAAGAACGACATCCTGCGCGAAATCATCGTCCGCAGCGGTGAGTTCCACCTCTGCACCGATGCCAAGGCGCTGGAGCGTTTCGAGGGTGATGGCCAGATGGTCAACCCTGGCGAGGACATCGCCAAGGGGCTGTCCGTTGACACGATGAAGTACGTGCAGACGGTGGAGACCCCCGAAGGCAAGGGTCTGCTGCTGCGTCCCGTTGAGGAATACACCATCCCCAACGAGGCCCAGCTGCCTGAGCTGTCGCATGTGAAGCAGGCCAATGGCCCTCACCTCGGCATCAAGGCCACCCAGCGTCTGGCCTTCAAGGACAACGAACTGATCAAGTCCGTTGAAGGTGTGGAGCTGCTCAAGACCCAGCTGCTGCTCGAGACCTTCGACACCACCCCGCAGATGACGGTGGATGTGGAGAAGGCTCCCGACAAGCGGGCCAAGACCATTTCCCGTCTGCGCCTCGTGATCCTTGAGTCGATCCTGGTGCGTCGCGACACCATGTCCGACTCCAGCCACGGCTCAACCCACACCGAGCTGCAGGTTGAAGATGGCGTGTCAGTGAAGGCTGGCGATGTCGTCGCCACCACGCAGATTCTCTGCAAGCAGGCCGGTCTGGCGCAGCTGCCCGATGCCACGGAAGCCGACCCGGTGCGTCGGATGATCGTCGAGCGTCCCGATGACACCACCACCCTGACCACCTCCGGTACCCCTGTGGTGGGAGTCGGCCAGCGGATTGTCGATGGTGATCCCATCGCCGATGGCGAGATCGCCAGTTGCTGTGGTGAGATCGAATCGGTCGACGGCAACAGCGTCACCTTGCGTCTGGGACGTCCCTACATGGTGTCCCCGGACTCCGTTTTGCACGTGCGCGATGGCGACCTTGTGCAGCGGGGTGATGGTCTGGCCCTTCTGGTTTTCGAACGCCAGAAGACCGGAGACATCGTTCAGGGTCTGCCCCGTATTGAGGAATTGCTGGAGGCTCGCCGCCCCCGTGAATCCGCGATTCTCTGCAAGAAGCCCGGCACCGTCGAGATCAAGCAGGGTGAAGACGACGATTCCCTCGCCGTCAATGTGATCGAAGCCGATGACGCCATCGGTGAATATCCGATCCTGCTTGGCCGCAACATCATGGTGAGCGATGGTCAACAGGTCACCGCCGGTGAACTGTTGACGGATGGCCCGATCAACCCCCATGAGCTGCTCGAGTGCTACTTCGAGGATCTGCGCAGCCGCAAGCCCCTGATGGAGGCCGCCCAGGAGGCGATCGCCAATCTGCAGCACCGACTGGTGACTGAGGTCCAGAACGTCTACAAGTCCCAGGGCGTGTCGATCGACGACAAACACATCGAGGTGATCGTCCGTCAGATGACCAGCAAAGTGCGGGTGGAGGATGCCGGTGACACCACTCTGCTGCCGGGTGAATTGATCGAACTGCGCCAGGTGGAAGACACCAACCAGGCGATGGCGATCACCGGAGGTGCTCCCTCTGAATTCACCCCAGTCCTGCTGGGTATCACCAAGGCGTCGCTCAACACTGACAGCTTCATCTCCGCCGCCTCCTTCCAGGAGACAACCCGGGTGCTGACGGAAGCCGCCATCGAAGGCAAGAGCGACTGGCTGCGCGGTCTCAAGGAGAACGTGATCATCGGCCGCCTGATCCCTGCCGGCACTGGTTTCAGCGGTTTCGAAGAGGAACTGCAGAAGGAGGCTGGCCCCCACCCCGACATCCTGTCGGAGGACCCTGCTGGTTACCGCCGTATGCAGAATCTGCGTCCCGACTACACCGTGGATATGCCTCCTGCCGCCAGTGCCAGCGCTGTGTTGGCCGACCCTAGTGACGCCGACCTTGAGGCCACCCGTACCCGCCACAACATCGACCCCT